In Allocoprobacillus halotolerans, a genomic segment contains:
- a CDS encoding glutamine--tRNA ligase/YqeY domain fusion protein, translating to MDNNKEVISKNFIERIIDKDLEEGTYTKVATRFPPEPNGYLHIGHAKSILLNYGLAKKYNGTFNLRFDDTNPTKEKTEFVDSIIKDVEWLGAHYDGEVKFASDYFQHMYEAAIKLIKKGKAYVCDLTAEEIKEYRGTLTEPGKNSPYRDRTIEENLDLFERMKNGEFADGSKVLRAKIDMASPNINMRDPIIYRIARMTHHNTGDQWCIYPMYDFAHPIEDAIEHITHSICTLEFEDHRPLYDWVVQELEYPEPPKQIEFAKLYLTNVVTGKRYIKRLVDQGIVDGWDDPRLVTIAALRRRGFTPESLKTFMDLVGVAKSNSSVDYAMLEYCIRDDLKPKAPRVMAVLDPIKLVIDNYPEGQVEYLDAQVNMENPELGIKQIPFCKELWIDRDDFMEEPPKKYFRLFPGNEVRLMNAYFVKCVSYEKDENGKVTIIHCTYDPITKNGTGFTGRKVKGTIHWVPVPFAKKVTARLYENLVDEEKGVYNEDGSMNLNPNSLTVVEDCYIEPAIEEAKPGDAFQFVRNGYFCVDTKDSTDEHLVFNRIVSLKSSFKLPKK from the coding sequence ATGGATAATAACAAAGAAGTTATCAGTAAAAATTTTATTGAAAGAATTATAGATAAAGATTTAGAGGAAGGAACATATACAAAAGTAGCGACACGTTTTCCACCTGAACCTAATGGTTATTTACATATTGGTCATGCAAAGTCTATTTTATTAAATTATGGACTTGCTAAAAAATATAATGGAACATTTAATCTCCGTTTTGATGATACAAATCCAACAAAAGAAAAAACTGAGTTTGTAGATTCTATCATTAAAGATGTTGAATGGTTAGGTGCACATTATGATGGTGAAGTGAAATTTGCTTCTGATTATTTTCAACACATGTATGAAGCAGCTATCAAATTAATCAAAAAAGGAAAAGCCTATGTTTGTGATTTAACAGCTGAAGAAATTAAAGAATATCGTGGAACTTTAACAGAACCTGGTAAGAACTCACCTTATCGTGATCGTACTATTGAAGAAAATCTTGATTTATTTGAAAGAATGAAGAATGGAGAATTTGCTGATGGAAGTAAGGTTCTTCGTGCCAAAATTGATATGGCTTCTCCAAATATCAATATGCGTGATCCGATTATTTATCGTATTGCTAGAATGACACATCACAACACTGGTGATCAATGGTGCATTTATCCAATGTATGATTTTGCGCACCCTATCGAAGATGCGATTGAACATATTACGCATTCAATCTGTACATTAGAATTTGAAGATCATCGTCCACTTTATGATTGGGTTGTTCAAGAATTAGAATATCCTGAACCACCAAAACAGATTGAATTTGCAAAACTTTATTTAACAAATGTTGTGACTGGTAAACGTTATATTAAACGCTTGGTTGATCAAGGCATTGTCGATGGTTGGGATGATCCTCGTTTAGTCACAATTGCAGCTTTAAGACGACGTGGTTTTACACCTGAATCATTAAAAACATTTATGGATTTAGTTGGTGTCGCAAAAAGTAATTCATCTGTAGATTATGCGATGCTTGAATACTGTATTCGTGATGATTTAAAACCAAAAGCACCTCGTGTGATGGCTGTTTTAGATCCTATTAAACTTGTGATTGATAATTATCCTGAAGGACAGGTTGAATATTTAGATGCCCAAGTGAATATGGAGAATCCTGAATTAGGTATCAAACAAATTCCATTCTGTAAAGAACTTTGGATTGATCGTGATGATTTTATGGAAGAACCACCTAAAAAATACTTCCGTTTATTCCCAGGTAACGAAGTCCGTTTAATGAATGCATATTTTGTCAAATGCGTAAGCTATGAAAAAGATGAAAATGGCAAAGTTACTATCATCCATTGTACATATGATCCTATCACAAAAAACGGAACTGGATTTACAGGACGTAAAGTCAAAGGAACAATTCATTGGGTACCTGTACCATTTGCGAAAAAAGTCACTGCAAGATTATATGAAAACCTTGTTGATGAAGAAAAAGGTGTTTATAATGAAGATGGAAGTATGAATTTAAATCCTAACTCTTTAACAGTTGTAGAAGATTGTTATATTGAACCAGCAATTGAAGAAGCCAAACCAGGAGATGCATTCCAATTTGTAAGAAATGGATATTTCTGTGTTGATACAAAAGATTCTACAGACGAACATCTTGTTTTCAATAGAATTGTTTCATTAAAAAGTTCATTTAAATTACCAAAAAAATAG
- the ispF gene encoding 2-C-methyl-D-erythritol 2,4-cyclodiphosphate synthase — MMRIGQSIDIHQLVEGRPLILGGVEIPYEKGLKGHSDADVLLHAIIESVIGAMGLGDIGKHFPDTDPKYKGISSMVLLEHTYNMMKQEGYVIGNIDSLILCEEPKMAPHIRQMKENVARVLHCDITQVNIKATRGEKMGFIGRKEGIVAQSVVLLNKEG; from the coding sequence ATGATGAGAATTGGACAATCTATTGATATTCATCAGTTGGTTGAAGGACGACCACTTATTTTAGGTGGTGTGGAAATCCCTTATGAAAAAGGGTTAAAAGGACATAGTGATGCTGATGTTTTGCTTCATGCGATTATTGAAAGTGTTATTGGAGCGATGGGACTAGGAGATATTGGGAAACATTTTCCTGATACTGATCCAAAATATAAAGGCATTTCATCTATGGTTTTATTGGAACATACCTACAATATGATGAAACAAGAAGGCTATGTTATTGGTAATATTGATAGTTTGATTTTATGTGAAGAACCAAAGATGGCACCACATATTCGTCAAATGAAAGAAAATGTTGCACGAGTTCTTCATTGTGACATCACACAGGTGAATATTAAAGCCACAAGAGGAGAAAAGATGGGCTTTATTGGTAGAAAAGAAGGTATTGTTGCCCAAAGTGTTGTATTATTAAATAAGGAAGGATAG